The following proteins come from a genomic window of Gimesia chilikensis:
- a CDS encoding carbon-nitrogen hydrolase: MVRRFQLALVQVSLNGTPDENLTKCLDWVRTAAEEGGQVICLPELYSSFYFCQKETTEYFKFAEPLYGPSFMAFSNLAKELGVVIVVPFFEKRTEGLYHNSAYVIDADGSEAGLYRKMHIPDDPCFYEKFYFTPGDLGFKAIPTRFGKIGTLICWDQWFPEGARITALSGANVLIYPTAIGWHPHEKEEYGPKQHDSWMTIQRSHAIANGTFVAAVNRVGFEQPEPEQAGLEFWGSSFICGPQGEIIVQASEDQEEILIAEVDLDQTAEVRQNWPFLRDRRIDAYGNILKLYHDDATP, from the coding sequence ATGGTCCGTCGCTTCCAACTTGCACTGGTGCAGGTCTCACTGAATGGCACTCCGGATGAAAACCTGACGAAATGTCTGGACTGGGTCCGTACCGCCGCTGAAGAAGGGGGACAGGTCATCTGTCTGCCGGAACTTTACAGCTCATTCTATTTCTGTCAGAAGGAAACCACGGAGTACTTCAAGTTCGCCGAGCCCCTGTATGGTCCTTCCTTCATGGCCTTCAGTAACCTGGCCAAAGAACTGGGTGTCGTGATTGTTGTACCTTTCTTTGAGAAACGGACCGAAGGGCTTTATCACAACAGCGCCTACGTTATCGACGCCGACGGCAGTGAAGCTGGTCTGTATCGCAAGATGCACATTCCCGACGATCCCTGCTTCTACGAAAAATTCTATTTCACGCCCGGCGACCTCGGTTTCAAAGCGATCCCCACCCGCTTCGGCAAAATCGGGACACTCATCTGCTGGGACCAGTGGTTCCCCGAAGGGGCCCGGATCACGGCACTCTCTGGGGCGAACGTGCTGATCTATCCAACCGCCATCGGCTGGCATCCCCACGAAAAAGAAGAATACGGTCCCAAGCAGCACGATTCCTGGATGACAATTCAGCGGAGTCACGCGATCGCCAACGGGACGTTTGTGGCTGCAGTCAACCGCGTTGGCTTCGAACAGCCGGAACCGGAACAGGCGGGCCTCGAATTCTGGGGCTCCTCATTTATCTGTGGGCCCCAGGGAGAAATTATCGTCCAGGCATCAGAGGACCAGGAAGAAATTCTGATTGCGGAAGTCGATCTGGATCAGACCGCCGAAGTTCGCCAGAACTGGCCCTTCCTGCGTGACCGCCGGATTGACGCATATGGTAATATTCTGAAACTCTATCATGACGATGCCACTCCATGA
- a CDS encoding agmatine/peptidylarginine deiminase, which translates to MSEITRRLPAEWEPHQATLLCFPHNGNDWPGKYEVIQWAFIEIIRKVAEYERVLLVVKNESLQQKVHSMLQQAHANTKQVKFILQNTNRSWMRDSGPIVVQRSDGKREALQFRFNGWAKYPNHRLDWHIPSAVAQSLKLPLREVTYEGRPVVLEGGAIEVNGRGTLITTEECLLDQKTQVRNPGFSKEDYSAVFAEYLGVSNVIWLGDGIQGDDTHGHVDDICRFVNPTTVVACVEPNKKDVNHRRLAQNLERLKSARLEDGSKLKVVEMPMPGRLDFEDLRLPASYVNFLVTNGCVLMPTFNDPNDAQALGILSELYPDRQVIGIHAVDLVWGLGTLHCLSHEIAAAAK; encoded by the coding sequence ATGAGCGAGATCACCCGCAGACTGCCCGCCGAATGGGAACCACACCAGGCCACGCTACTCTGCTTTCCGCATAATGGCAATGACTGGCCGGGGAAGTACGAAGTCATCCAATGGGCGTTCATCGAAATCATCCGCAAAGTGGCCGAGTATGAGCGCGTGCTGCTGGTTGTAAAAAATGAGTCGCTGCAGCAGAAAGTCCATTCGATGCTGCAGCAGGCACACGCGAACACGAAGCAGGTCAAATTTATCCTGCAGAATACGAACCGCAGCTGGATGCGAGATTCGGGACCAATTGTCGTGCAGCGAAGTGACGGCAAACGCGAGGCACTGCAGTTTCGCTTTAACGGCTGGGCCAAGTATCCCAATCATCGCCTGGACTGGCACATTCCCTCTGCAGTCGCGCAATCATTAAAACTTCCCTTGAGGGAGGTCACCTATGAGGGGCGTCCCGTGGTTCTGGAGGGGGGAGCAATCGAAGTCAACGGACGGGGCACCCTGATCACAACCGAGGAATGTCTGCTCGACCAGAAAACCCAGGTGCGTAATCCCGGCTTCTCAAAAGAAGACTACTCTGCCGTCTTTGCAGAATATCTGGGTGTTTCAAATGTCATCTGGCTCGGGGACGGTATTCAAGGAGACGACACGCACGGACACGTGGATGACATCTGCCGATTTGTGAATCCGACGACCGTTGTCGCCTGCGTGGAGCCGAACAAAAAGGATGTCAATCATCGTCGTCTGGCACAGAATCTGGAGCGTTTAAAGAGTGCGCGCCTCGAAGATGGCAGCAAGCTCAAAGTGGTAGAAATGCCCATGCCGGGTCGTCTCGACTTTGAGGATTTACGCCTCCCCGCCAGCTACGTGAATTTTCTGGTCACCAACGGCTGTGTGCTGATGCCAACGTTTAACGATCCAAACGACGCGCAGGCCCTGGGGATTCTGAGCGAGCTTTATCCGGATCGCCAGGTGATTGGCATTCATGCGGTCGATCTGGTCTGGGGCCTGGGCACTCTCCATTGTCTGAGCCACGAGATTGCGGCTGCAGCGAAATAA
- a CDS encoding acetylxylan esterase yields MKCLLSLFACVFTLSSTLLVYSAEDLTVLPPMTGEAAESGLVYQALQKRAHEAFAKRKEVYENIKTPEDCEAYQKRMKDFFQTQIGGFPERTPLNPRVIGKLTGDGFRVENVIYESWPGHHVTANLYLPTTPPPYPGVLVPCGHSHNGKASDGYQRACMLLAKNGMAALCYDPIGQGERYQVLSEQPNEFFKGGSRYRPPHPQVQYYCTAEHTLMTVSSIPLGSNSARYRIWDGMRSIDYLVSRPEIDASRIGCTGNSGGGTLTSYIMALDERVQAAAPVCYSTMYRYLIDFNGPQDGEQNIFGQLAYGMDIADYTLMRAPKPTLICAGTHDSTFKIDGTWELFREAKRFYTRMGYAERVDIIEADAPHGFTIKLREGSARWMNRWLLHKENAIFEGDLPVFTDEELQCSQSGQILLDAGERSLFEINDGLNQQLAKERAELWSSGDLGTLRDQVREVSGIKRLETLPRPTSKTVGSIERPGYKITKLILKPDHGLPLPALLFEPEAPTGKRTLYLHGEGKQLDAAAGGPIEQRVKQGETVLAVDIRAIGETSRKNNRKIGWSHGLLGPNYHEWAVAYLLGESMVKLRAEDILVAARFLSEYGSNDKPEKVELVAIGETGIPALHAAALEPQLFSEVDLSQMISSWGEVVKTPETQNQLINTVHGSLKVYDLPNLITLVGKERVKVSQPADVKAGLATREP; encoded by the coding sequence ATGAAATGCCTGCTGTCACTGTTCGCTTGTGTTTTCACTCTGAGCAGTACGCTGCTCGTCTATTCTGCGGAAGACCTCACGGTCCTGCCACCAATGACGGGAGAAGCCGCGGAGTCCGGTCTGGTGTACCAGGCTCTGCAAAAGCGGGCACATGAGGCCTTCGCGAAACGGAAAGAGGTTTATGAAAACATTAAAACGCCGGAGGACTGTGAAGCCTACCAGAAGCGGATGAAAGATTTCTTCCAAACACAGATTGGCGGTTTTCCGGAACGGACGCCGCTGAATCCCCGTGTGATCGGGAAACTGACGGGGGATGGTTTTCGAGTCGAGAATGTGATTTACGAAAGCTGGCCCGGCCATCATGTGACCGCCAACCTGTATCTTCCCACCACGCCGCCCCCTTATCCAGGCGTGCTGGTCCCCTGCGGACACAGTCACAACGGAAAGGCTTCAGACGGTTACCAGCGGGCCTGCATGCTGCTGGCCAAAAACGGGATGGCAGCACTCTGCTACGATCCGATCGGGCAGGGGGAACGGTATCAGGTCTTGTCAGAGCAACCCAATGAATTCTTCAAAGGAGGCAGTCGCTATCGTCCGCCTCATCCACAGGTACAGTATTACTGCACGGCAGAGCATACGCTGATGACGGTCAGCTCGATTCCGCTGGGCAGCAACTCCGCCCGCTATCGCATCTGGGACGGCATGCGGAGTATTGACTACCTGGTCAGTCGCCCGGAGATTGATGCCAGCCGAATCGGCTGTACGGGGAACTCGGGGGGAGGTACGCTGACGAGTTACATCATGGCGCTGGACGAACGGGTGCAGGCGGCAGCGCCGGTCTGCTACTCGACCATGTATCGATACCTGATCGACTTCAATGGTCCCCAGGATGGCGAGCAGAATATCTTCGGCCAGTTAGCTTACGGCATGGACATCGCCGATTACACTTTGATGCGGGCTCCCAAGCCGACGCTGATCTGTGCCGGCACACATGACTCGACGTTCAAAATCGACGGTACGTGGGAACTGTTCCGCGAAGCCAAACGGTTCTATACACGCATGGGTTATGCGGAGCGGGTGGATATCATCGAAGCCGACGCCCCTCATGGCTTCACCATCAAGCTGCGGGAAGGTTCCGCACGCTGGATGAACCGCTGGCTGCTGCACAAGGAAAACGCGATCTTTGAAGGAGATCTGCCCGTCTTTACCGATGAGGAACTGCAATGTTCACAGTCGGGGCAGATACTGCTCGATGCCGGCGAACGTTCGCTGTTTGAAATCAATGACGGGCTGAATCAGCAGCTAGCGAAAGAACGGGCGGAACTCTGGAGCAGCGGCGACCTCGGCACTCTGCGCGATCAGGTACGTGAAGTGAGCGGAATCAAGCGACTGGAGACACTGCCCCGCCCGACATCTAAAACAGTCGGCTCTATTGAGCGACCGGGTTACAAGATCACAAAACTGATCCTGAAACCAGATCACGGTCTCCCACTGCCTGCACTGTTGTTTGAACCGGAAGCCCCCACCGGTAAACGGACCCTCTATCTGCATGGTGAGGGTAAGCAGCTAGATGCTGCAGCAGGAGGACCGATTGAACAACGAGTCAAACAGGGCGAGACCGTTCTGGCAGTGGATATTCGTGCGATCGGAGAAACTTCACGTAAGAACAATCGTAAGATCGGCTGGTCACATGGCCTGCTGGGCCCCAACTATCATGAATGGGCAGTGGCCTACCTGCTGGGAGAGTCGATGGTCAAACTACGGGCTGAAGACATTCTGGTCGCCGCCCGGTTCCTGTCAGAATATGGTTCGAATGACAAACCAGAGAAGGTTGAACTGGTCGCGATCGGAGAAACGGGTATTCCCGCGCTGCACGCCGCAGCTCTGGAACCGCAACTCTTTTCAGAAGTCGATCTGAGCCAGATGATTTCCTCCTGGGGGGAAGTTGTGAAAACACCGGAAACGCAGAATCAGCTGATCAATACGGTGCATGGTTCGCTCAAGGTCTACGACCTGCCGAACCTGATCACTCTGGTGGGGAAAGAGCGGGTCAAGGTCTCCCAGCCAGCTGATGTTAAAGCGGGCCTGGCCACCCGAGAGCCTTGA
- a CDS encoding alkaline phosphatase D family protein — protein MQSLTRRMALKLFALGTTFFGFKKTTALTAAESENAAPVIGRWKKTNDRVWLGEEFWANPMEDWRIIDGAAECLSTGGSRNIQLLTHQLTNPKASFTMSVHVSQVEVKQQDGGVGFRIGVKSDINEYRSNCFAKSGIKAGVVNGKLILGNKEQKLKQPVDLKDCVLTVIGKPEGEKYSLTLMVSGSESDKPLDTISHTFPPQAVLGNVAVVSNFDPRFKRMIGARYRFSDWSVSGDAFTVSPEHEFGPILWSMYSLSDSRGKDGFVMKISALTGPLGEKDNKDVELQIEQDGKWKSLGTAPLDTDAWTATFRIANWNEKEATPFKLIYKEQHTDGSESVAERTGIIRANPTGRPLKLGALTCQKDYGFPYEPVANNLLKVDPDLLYFSGDQLYEDHGGFGLIRDPAEPAILNYLRKYYMHGMAFGEAMRDRPTICIPDDHDVFQGNIWGENGKKMVEGTTSSNGGYREPARMVNVVHKTCAGHHPDYYDPTPCLQNISVYYGDMVYGDVGFAILGDRQFKSGPEHVDTGSGRADHVTDPNFDTSKLDKPGLELLGDRQEKFLAHWCDDWRGHTIKVLFSQTVFAGVATHHGGYDGYLKADLDCGSWPQTARNRAVRIIRKGMPLHINGDQHLTTLSQYGADEQRDSCWSFCTPAISAGYPRWWRPDELGMQHENRPKHGLPNTGEYVDGFGNKVYVYAVGNPEPASEKNRYDLAHQKGSGFGLVLIDPKEKTYTLHSYRFLVDATDGKASNEFPGWPVTIHQKENGGEIKLIN, from the coding sequence ATGCAATCACTGACCCGACGGATGGCGCTGAAACTGTTTGCCCTGGGGACGACATTTTTCGGTTTCAAAAAAACAACAGCATTAACCGCAGCAGAGTCGGAGAATGCCGCTCCTGTCATTGGCCGCTGGAAGAAAACAAATGATCGGGTCTGGCTGGGAGAAGAATTCTGGGCCAATCCGATGGAAGACTGGCGAATCATTGATGGGGCCGCCGAGTGCCTCTCAACGGGCGGCAGTCGCAATATTCAGTTGCTGACTCATCAACTGACGAATCCCAAAGCGTCGTTTACCATGTCCGTCCATGTCAGTCAGGTAGAAGTGAAACAGCAGGACGGTGGCGTCGGTTTCCGCATCGGGGTGAAGAGTGACATTAACGAATACCGCAGCAACTGTTTCGCGAAGAGCGGAATCAAAGCGGGGGTCGTCAACGGCAAACTGATCCTGGGCAATAAAGAACAGAAACTCAAGCAGCCGGTCGATCTGAAAGACTGCGTGTTGACTGTGATTGGTAAACCCGAGGGCGAAAAGTATTCTCTGACCCTGATGGTCAGCGGCTCTGAATCAGACAAGCCACTGGATACGATTTCACACACCTTCCCTCCCCAGGCTGTACTGGGCAACGTCGCGGTCGTCAGCAATTTCGACCCACGTTTCAAACGCATGATTGGTGCCCGTTACCGCTTCAGCGACTGGTCGGTTTCCGGCGATGCGTTCACGGTCAGTCCCGAACATGAATTTGGACCGATTCTCTGGTCCATGTATTCCTTGAGTGATTCCCGTGGCAAAGATGGCTTCGTGATGAAGATCAGCGCCCTGACCGGACCGCTGGGTGAGAAAGACAATAAAGACGTCGAACTGCAGATCGAGCAGGACGGCAAATGGAAGTCCCTGGGTACCGCGCCCCTCGATACCGATGCCTGGACGGCGACTTTCAGAATCGCCAACTGGAACGAAAAAGAAGCAACGCCGTTCAAGCTGATTTATAAAGAACAGCATACTGACGGATCTGAATCCGTCGCCGAGCGAACTGGGATCATTCGTGCCAATCCGACCGGTCGTCCGCTGAAACTGGGTGCGTTGACCTGTCAGAAGGATTACGGCTTCCCATATGAACCGGTAGCCAACAACCTGCTGAAGGTTGATCCGGATCTGCTTTACTTTTCCGGTGACCAGTTATACGAAGATCACGGTGGATTTGGTCTGATTCGAGATCCCGCCGAACCTGCGATTCTAAATTACCTTCGCAAATATTACATGCACGGCATGGCCTTTGGCGAAGCGATGCGGGATCGGCCGACCATTTGCATTCCCGATGACCACGATGTTTTCCAGGGGAACATCTGGGGAGAAAATGGGAAGAAGATGGTAGAAGGAACGACTTCTTCCAACGGTGGTTACCGGGAACCGGCGCGAATGGTCAATGTGGTTCACAAGACCTGTGCCGGGCATCATCCGGATTATTATGATCCGACTCCCTGTCTGCAGAACATCAGCGTTTATTACGGCGACATGGTGTATGGTGATGTCGGCTTTGCCATTCTGGGCGACCGTCAGTTCAAGAGTGGACCCGAGCATGTCGATACGGGCAGCGGTCGGGCAGACCATGTAACTGACCCCAACTTTGACACTTCGAAGCTGGATAAACCGGGGCTGGAACTACTCGGAGATCGTCAGGAGAAATTCCTCGCGCACTGGTGCGATGACTGGCGGGGCCACACGATTAAAGTCCTGTTCAGCCAGACCGTCTTTGCCGGAGTCGCGACTCACCATGGCGGTTATGATGGTTACCTCAAAGCCGACCTCGACTGTGGCAGCTGGCCTCAGACGGCTCGCAACCGGGCTGTGCGTATTATCCGTAAGGGGATGCCGCTGCATATCAATGGCGACCAGCACCTGACCACGCTCTCCCAGTATGGAGCCGATGAGCAGCGCGATAGTTGCTGGTCTTTCTGTACTCCTGCGATTTCCGCTGGTTACCCCCGCTGGTGGCGTCCGGATGAACTCGGCATGCAACATGAGAACCGCCCGAAACATGGTCTGCCCAATACGGGTGAATATGTAGATGGGTTCGGAAACAAGGTGTATGTCTACGCCGTAGGTAATCCGGAACCGGCCAGTGAGAAAAACCGCTACGATCTGGCACATCAGAAAGGCAGCGGCTTTGGCCTGGTGTTGATCGATCCCAAGGAAAAAACGTACACGCTGCACTCCTATCGTTTCCTGGTAGATGCGACCGACGGGAAAGCATCCAATGAATTTCCCGGTTGGCCCGTTACGATTCACCAGAAAGAAAACGGAGGGGAAATCAAACTGATCAACTGA
- a CDS encoding Trx7/PDZ domain-containing (seleno)protein, translated as MLRNVCVCVLCVLTFGSLLQAQTREEKVRQDREKVEASGYWIYNNLERGFQQARETKRPMLVVLRCIPCEECVKLDEELMEKDPQLKPLMDQFVRVRQISTNGLDLSLFQYDYDQSFAVFLLNADRTIYGRFGTRSHHTLWSEDVSIEGLAKAMQGALELHAKYDSVKDSLAAKQGPRPDVPSPEKYPLLEGRYRSQINEKKEVVKSCIHCHQVGDAQRDFYLRQGKPLPERILFQYPHPKILGLILDPTEKATVKEVKPASIAAKSGFQPGDEILMLAGQPLLSIADIQWILHRAESQDELTAEIKRDGNIQQLTLALPSGWKRADDLSWRVSSWPMRRMVLGGAILEETTPEERTAAGLPANASMALRIRGLGKYGLHATARRRGFQEGDIITGFDGQTNLARETDLLAYGVNAHQPGETVNVTVFRGGKQLRLSLPRQK; from the coding sequence ATGCTGAGGAACGTTTGCGTCTGTGTACTTTGTGTGTTGACTTTTGGTTCACTGCTCCAGGCCCAGACGCGCGAAGAAAAGGTGCGTCAGGATCGGGAGAAAGTGGAAGCCTCGGGCTACTGGATCTATAACAATCTGGAACGGGGGTTCCAGCAGGCACGTGAGACAAAACGCCCCATGCTGGTTGTCCTGCGGTGTATCCCCTGTGAAGAGTGTGTCAAACTGGATGAGGAGCTGATGGAAAAAGATCCTCAGCTGAAGCCTCTGATGGATCAGTTTGTGCGGGTGCGGCAGATCTCGACCAATGGTCTGGATCTCTCCCTGTTTCAATATGACTACGATCAGTCTTTCGCAGTGTTTCTGCTGAATGCGGATCGAACGATTTACGGACGATTTGGTACACGGTCGCACCATACGCTCTGGTCCGAAGATGTGTCGATCGAAGGGCTGGCCAAGGCGATGCAGGGGGCACTGGAACTGCATGCAAAATATGACTCAGTGAAAGATTCCCTGGCCGCCAAGCAGGGGCCTCGCCCCGACGTTCCTTCGCCAGAAAAATATCCGCTGCTGGAAGGACGTTACCGGTCGCAGATTAATGAGAAAAAAGAAGTTGTCAAAAGCTGCATCCACTGTCATCAGGTCGGTGATGCCCAGCGAGACTTTTATCTGCGACAGGGAAAACCTCTGCCGGAACGAATCCTGTTCCAGTATCCGCATCCTAAAATCCTGGGGCTGATTCTGGATCCGACTGAAAAAGCGACGGTGAAAGAAGTCAAACCGGCGTCGATTGCTGCGAAATCAGGATTTCAGCCCGGCGATGAGATCCTGATGTTGGCAGGTCAACCCTTGCTCTCGATCGCAGACATTCAGTGGATCCTGCATCGCGCAGAGAGCCAGGATGAGTTGACGGCAGAGATCAAACGTGACGGTAACATACAACAGCTGACGCTTGCCTTACCCAGCGGCTGGAAACGAGCCGATGATTTGTCGTGGCGCGTGAGCAGTTGGCCGATGCGGCGGATGGTACTGGGAGGGGCGATCCTGGAAGAGACAACTCCGGAAGAACGAACGGCAGCCGGTCTGCCTGCAAATGCATCGATGGCACTGCGAATTCGGGGTCTGGGCAAATATGGTCTGCATGCCACCGCCCGGCGACGGGGCTTTCAGGAGGGAGATATCATCACAGGCTTTGACGGACAAACCAACCTGGCCCGCGAGACCGATCTGTTAGCTTATGGAGTTAACGCCCATCAACCGGGAGAGACGGTAAACGTCACTGTCTTCCGGGGCGGGAAACAGCTTAGGCTGAGTCTGCCCCGTCAGAAGTGA
- a CDS encoding metallophosphoesterase family protein: protein MPVHLPAQNRRQFLLTLGAGFLTYSAGAFAKDSQQSDIIYLLNDTHIGEKHPENSPVPSHLRKVVSELVSLEQKPACVLINGDLALRDGQPGDYRHLAKLIRPLQEAKIDMHLTLGNHDERDVFYSVMQEEQPETPPVKSKHISVVQTPHANFFLLDSLHKTMVTQGTLGADQRTWLAKALDAHADKPAIIMTHHNPRLGGDPNHFPGGLTDSVELWEILAPRKQVKAYIHGHIHHRSNAEHKGIHIINTPATSYVGNPKASTTGWTIAKLSPTGITLTTRTTDDQHPWNHQSQTLTWR, encoded by the coding sequence ATGCCCGTGCATCTGCCCGCCCAGAACCGTCGCCAGTTCCTGCTTACTCTCGGAGCTGGTTTCCTCACGTATTCTGCTGGTGCCTTTGCCAAAGATTCACAACAGTCAGATATTATCTACCTGCTCAACGACACCCATATCGGTGAGAAGCACCCGGAGAATTCTCCCGTGCCCAGTCATCTCCGCAAAGTAGTCAGTGAACTGGTAAGCCTCGAACAGAAGCCCGCCTGCGTCCTCATCAATGGAGACCTGGCACTACGGGATGGTCAGCCCGGTGATTACCGTCATCTGGCGAAACTGATTCGCCCCCTGCAGGAGGCAAAAATCGACATGCACCTGACCCTGGGCAACCATGACGAACGTGATGTGTTCTACAGCGTCATGCAGGAAGAACAGCCAGAGACACCGCCGGTTAAATCGAAGCATATTTCTGTGGTACAGACACCGCACGCGAACTTCTTTCTGCTCGATTCGCTGCACAAAACCATGGTCACCCAGGGAACTCTGGGGGCAGATCAACGGACTTGGCTGGCGAAAGCCCTCGATGCCCACGCCGATAAGCCGGCCATCATTATGACTCACCACAATCCCCGACTGGGAGGCGATCCCAATCATTTCCCGGGTGGCTTAACGGATTCGGTCGAACTCTGGGAAATCCTGGCACCGCGTAAACAGGTGAAAGCTTACATCCATGGACACATTCACCATCGTAGTAATGCCGAGCATAAAGGGATTCACATCATCAATACTCCAGCGACCTCCTATGTCGGGAATCCCAAAGCTTCCACGACCGGCTGGACGATCGCGAAACTGAGCCCCACGGGCATCACACTCACCACCCGTACAACCGACGATCAACATCCCTGGAATCACCAGAGCCAGACACTCACCTGGCGTTAA
- a CDS encoding DUF502 domain-containing protein, with protein MEQHVTHVKKSFGFLKTTAIGGLIFLLPLIVIGILVGEIAPIVLAIAKVLSNSSYIDTEKPADVALLFALSIAIVVLMCFLAGMIARWSIGQKLSRFMEKNLIILFPRYAIYREQLKGSIGGEHNKPELIPVLVRFDDVTRLAFEAERTEGSLVSIFLPGSPDPWTGNVIFMSPDRVERLDIPFSEALGICERMGRESLHFLEQPPQPLTEN; from the coding sequence ATGGAACAGCACGTCACACACGTTAAAAAGAGTTTTGGTTTTCTGAAAACCACCGCCATCGGGGGGCTGATCTTTCTGTTGCCCCTGATCGTCATCGGGATTCTGGTGGGGGAGATTGCTCCGATCGTGCTGGCGATCGCCAAGGTGCTGTCCAATTCCAGTTACATCGACACTGAAAAACCTGCCGACGTCGCACTCTTGTTTGCATTGTCGATTGCGATCGTCGTGTTGATGTGTTTCTTAGCGGGGATGATTGCCCGCTGGTCTATCGGACAAAAACTGTCCAGGTTCATGGAAAAGAATCTGATCATTCTCTTCCCCCGGTATGCCATCTATCGTGAGCAGCTCAAAGGCAGCATTGGCGGCGAGCATAATAAACCGGAGTTGATTCCGGTTCTGGTCCGCTTTGACGATGTCACCCGACTGGCCTTCGAGGCCGAACGAACGGAAGGTTCACTCGTTTCCATCTTCCTGCCCGGTTCACCCGATCCCTGGACGGGCAATGTGATTTTCATGTCACCGGACAGGGTCGAACGACTCGACATTCCCTTCTCCGAAGCACTGGGGATCTGCGAACGGATGGGGCGGGAGTCGCTACACTTTCTGGAACAGCCGCCCCAACCACTCACGGAAAATTAA
- a CDS encoding sulfatase, with product MQRQHLRWYLICFLLLITLVKPLPAAERPNFLIIFTDDQGIHDVGCYGSEIPTPNIDHLAKEGLLFRQYYSASAICTPSRFGLLTGRNPSRSRDQLLGALMFMSDVDQNRGIQPGETTIAEVLQQNGYQTALLGKWHLGHGTESFLPVSHGFDLFRGHTGGCIDYFTMTYGNIPDWYHNRQHVTENGYATDLITEEAEHFLKDQRTAEKPFFLFLAYNAPHFGKGWSPKAQEPVNIMQPRGDDLKRVSFIKDKVRREFAAMTVALDDGIGRVMSTLKNNGLDENTVVIFMTDHGGDYVYGGSNQPFRGGKATLFEGGIRVPFIMRWPGKIKAGTETSEVTWALDLFPTICRLADADTSGLTLDGRDISTLLTEQKPVGSREFYWQLGPHQELDRGRWTAVRQGDWKYLEDAQGAEFLFDLKTDPSEKQNLIKTEPEKYQALQQRRDELAKTLSP from the coding sequence ATGCAACGACAACACCTGCGCTGGTACCTCATCTGCTTTCTGTTGCTGATCACGCTTGTAAAGCCTCTACCTGCAGCCGAGCGGCCGAACTTCCTGATTATCTTTACCGATGATCAGGGCATCCATGATGTCGGCTGTTATGGCAGCGAGATTCCCACACCGAACATCGATCACCTGGCAAAAGAGGGGCTGCTGTTTCGGCAATACTACTCTGCCTCCGCAATTTGTACGCCCTCCCGGTTTGGACTGCTGACGGGACGCAATCCGAGTCGCTCACGCGATCAACTGCTCGGCGCTTTGATGTTCATGAGTGACGTCGATCAGAATCGGGGCATCCAGCCGGGCGAGACGACCATCGCAGAAGTCCTGCAGCAGAATGGATACCAGACCGCCCTGCTCGGTAAGTGGCATCTGGGGCACGGCACTGAATCCTTTCTCCCCGTATCACACGGTTTTGATCTCTTTCGCGGCCATACCGGAGGCTGTATCGATTACTTCACAATGACCTATGGAAACATTCCTGACTGGTACCACAACCGGCAGCACGTGACCGAGAACGGGTACGCCACCGATCTGATTACCGAGGAAGCAGAACATTTCCTGAAAGACCAGCGGACTGCTGAGAAACCGTTCTTCCTGTTTCTGGCATATAACGCGCCCCACTTCGGCAAAGGCTGGTCTCCTAAAGCTCAGGAACCGGTTAACATCATGCAACCTCGAGGGGATGACCTGAAACGGGTCTCCTTCATCAAAGACAAAGTCCGCCGCGAATTTGCCGCCATGACGGTCGCCCTCGATGATGGCATCGGTCGTGTTATGTCGACCCTGAAGAATAACGGTTTGGATGAAAATACAGTGGTGATTTTCATGACCGATCACGGTGGCGACTACGTTTATGGCGGCAGTAATCAGCCGTTTCGAGGGGGCAAAGCAACTCTGTTTGAAGGGGGCATCCGAGTGCCCTTTATCATGCGCTGGCCCGGCAAGATTAAAGCGGGAACAGAAACCAGCGAAGTCACCTGGGCGCTCGACCTGTTCCCCACCATCTGCCGCCTCGCTGATGCAGATACCAGCGGCCTGACTCTGGACGGTCGTGATATTTCGACACTACTGACAGAACAGAAACCAGTTGGCTCCCGGGAATTCTATTGGCAGTTGGGGCCCCATCAGGAACTGGATCGAGGCCGCTGGACCGCTGTCCGGCAGGGGGACTGGAAATACCTCGAGGACGCCCAGGGAGCAGAATTTCTGTTCGATCTGAAAACAGATCCCTCTGAAAAACAGAACCTGATTAAAACAGAGCCGGAAAAATATCAGGCACTCCAGCAGCGTCGGGATGAACTAGCCAAAACGCTTTCACCATAG